The following proteins are co-located in the Microcystis wesenbergii NRERC-220 genome:
- a CDS encoding DUF5615 family PIN-like protein codes for MRFLANENFPLDAVEALVQNGHDVLWIRVESPGISDREVRSPIW; via the coding sequence ATGCGTTTTCTAGCGAACGAAAATTTCCCCCTTGATGCGGTTGAAGCCCTAGTACAAAATGGCCATGATGTCCTGTGGATTAGGGTGGAATCCCCCGGAATCTCGGACCGGGAAGTGCGATCGCCGATCTGGTAG
- a CDS encoding DUF433 domain-containing protein: protein MDWETRITLNPDILVGKPIIKGTRIAVEFIIDLLAQGWSIDEILRNYPGITVEDIQACLSYASVMLKSEKVYAIPA, encoded by the coding sequence ATGGACTGGGAAACTCGAATTACACTAAATCCCGATATTTTGGTGGGAAAACCTATCATTAAAGGAACAAGGATTGCGGTTGAATTTATCATCGATCTTCTCGCCCAAGGTTGGAGTATTGATGAAATTCTGCGAAACTACCCAGGTATTACAGTAGAAGATATTCAAGCTTGTCTTAGCTATGCTAGTGTAATGCTCAAATCTGAGAAAGTCTATGCTATTCCTGCTTAA
- a CDS encoding clan AA aspartic protease, with product MMEGVVNWRREATLTIVVGNSNRQLQAVDAVIDTGFNGFLSLPSTIIATLNLPWSGSDFVTLGDGSETYFDLYTGTVIWDGQYQEIDIAESETEPLLGMALLYRYRLQVDNIEGGKVKIEAL from the coding sequence ATGATGGAAGGTGTTGTCAATTGGCGGCGTGAAGCCACGCTAACGATTGTAGTCGGAAACTCAAATCGGCAACTGCAAGCGGTTGACGCGGTGATTGATACCGGGTTCAATGGATTTTTATCTTTGCCCTCTACAATCATCGCTACATTAAATTTACCTTGGAGTGGTTCTGATTTTGTCACGCTGGGTGATGGCAGTGAAACTTATTTTGATCTGTACACTGGGACTGTGATATGGGATGGGCAGTACCAAGAGATTGATATTGCAGAATCAGAAACAGAGCCTCTACTAGGAATGGCGCTGCTTTACAGATATCGGTTGCAGGTCGATAACATTGAGGGCGGTAAGGTCAAGATTGAAGCCTTATGA